A region of the Hyperolius riggenbachi isolate aHypRig1 chromosome 9, aHypRig1.pri, whole genome shotgun sequence genome:
TGCAGGGGGCGGCGCTTTGTAGTGGCTGTAGGGGGCATCACTCTGTAAGCGCTTTAGGAAGGGGCGCTCTCTATCCGCTGTAATGAGGCTGCACACTGATTTTGCCAGTTCTCTTGCTATGTGGACCATCTCTAGTCTGATTCTTCACTTGCTGCTTTTTTCTTCCAGGTGTGCCATGCATCACAGACTGTGTTATGGCTGAGCTGGAGAAACTGGGACAGAAGTACAGAGTGGCTCTCAGGTCAGTGCTTGTGCTGGAAGGGATGGGGTTTGATTGGAATTTTAGATTTCGTTTACGTTAAGTAAGACTTGCATGGCCATACTATGtgtacataaaaagaaaaaaaaatatcgttGTATTACAATAGACACAGGGGGAAAGGGGGTGTCTGTGTGCACaattcccttaaagagaaaccgtaacaaagaattaaactttattccaatcagtagctgatacccccttttacattagaaatcttttccttttcacaaacggatcatcggggggctctgtatggctgatattgtggtgaaaccctcgcacaggaaactgaggaccatggtcctgacagtttcctgtgtgtgaacctcgttgcattgagggaaataactgtttacaacttcttccactgacatcacctgccagcagtaaatgtcgccatgtgataaacgtcagaatgtaaatcaggaagaggaaagattttacaatgggcaaacactgactatatcatttatacctaattattgtaaaaacttttttttattacattattttcactggaactcCTCTTTAATACCCATAATGCATTTGAGATTCACATGATTCTCAAGGACTTCTTCACAGATTAGCCTTAGACTGCACAAGACAACatctatattgtgcttttctcttggcagactcaaagcgtttTAGAGCTACAGCCACTTAGGTGCTCCCCAGGACATCAGGAGCATTAGGGGGCCttgccaaagactccttactgttttacatactggctttaGACAAGGctcaaaccctggtcaaaggctcaaaccctATATCAAAGGCAACACCCTTACGCTATCCAGCTGCAGACTACAACAGGAACCCAAGATATtatctgactatggtaggattacattgtaagctcctctgaggacaggcagtgacatgactatgtactctataatgtgctgcagaagatgtcagtgctatataaatacataataataatatggtaagacattagactatagtagggattagattgtaagctcctctgaggacaggcagtgacatgactatgtactctgtaatgtgctgcagaagatgccagtgctatataaatacataatagtaatatggtaggacattagactatgactatggtagggattagattgtaagctcctcttgaggacaggcagtgacatgactatgtgctctgtaatgtgctgcagaagatgtcagtgctatataaatgcataataataataatatggtaagagatttgactatgactatggtgggcttagattgtgagctcctcagaggacagtcagtgatatgactatgcactctagtgctgcagaggatgtcagttctatataaatacataataattttgTACATtataccatgactatggtaggaaaagattgtgagctcctctgaagatattcagtgatatgactatgtactctgtaaagtgctgcaggagatgtccgtgctatataaatacacaatggtAGTAATATACGGCTGCAGCACATTCATAGCATAGAGGATCTGATGAAAATGTGCAGTgcagaagtagttatggcaaattctatttcTGTGTTTAAAAGAAGGCTTGGGAGCTTTCTTAGCATTGAAGGACGTCTACgtcttgaaaggacaactgatgtgagagggatatggaggctgccatattgatttccttgtaagcggtaccagttgcccggctatcctgcttatcctttgtctctaacgctgggaatacacggttcatttctcccatcgtcctccaggacggctgctgctgaaACATTGTATGTCTCCGGCGAAACTGGAAACAcctgaaataaattaaaaatgtaaatgacCTCTGAGCCCATAAAggaactcctccctccccctgactTCAGTTTTTTGTTGTTTCCCATGCGGGCTGGACACCTGGATAGATAGGGAGTTTGTTATTTTGATCTAATACAGGATTTGGCCTGGGGCACCTGtattttagataggtaggttgccTCATGGCGGTTGGGGTCGGTAACGGGATGTTCCGATCTTGTCAGGAAATGCTGGGGTAGGTTACCTTGTTTCCTGTGGCTCTGAGGTAGGAGAAGCCGCCATGGCCGCCTTCTCTAGCGTCCGGGGAGCGTGCAGCCGGGGGTGGATCTGGCCGGAGCAAGTCTCGCGCTGTGAGACTGAGAGCAGGGCGTCATTTCCACTTCCGGAACTGGTGGAGGGCAGGGGGCGGCGCCTAAAACCAGGAAATGCGGCTATACAAGCCGCACTTCAGCGCACGAGAGACGCCGTTCTGCTGCACAATGGAGAGGGTGCAGACCTCCAACAGTGCAGAGGAGAATACCCCGGCGGCCATTCCAAGTGAAAAGAGCGCAAGTCCGCGGGTATGTAAGGAAGATTAGCTTCCTATCTTCTCCCCATTCTTCCAGAAACTGTCAGTTCTCTAAAAAGCGCTGTTTGTGTCTTTGTGTTTTCTCCACAGAAAGCGGCTGCAAAACAAAAGATTAGATGCAGAGTGTGTAATGCCAGGTTACAAGATGGAGCTACTAAGAATATATGTAGAGATTGTTATTTAGAATCTAAGCAGCCTCcgggtcctgggggggagggacCCCAGGCAGCAAAAGCTTTATTAGACTTAATGAATACAGTTAAGGAAGAAATTTCTAACACATTTACTGCCTTCAGATCTGCCTTGTCTGTTAATCAGGATCAGAGCCAGAGTTTGGGGCAGGGTTCCCGGTCCTCACCAGCCACCTCAGAAACGGGGCAGGAGGTAGGACTAGCTGGGCAGCCTTCAATAACCCAGGAGCTTCGCATTCAGGTGTCGGATGATTCAGGGGAGGAAGGGGCAGTGTATTCAGATACTTCAGAAAAATCGAAATCTTTAACATCGTCCCGTTATCTGTTCTCAGCAGAGGACACAAATGAATTATTAAAGGCGGTTTATGACTCGGAACAATTAAAGTCAGATTTGCCGACCACATCTGTTAGAGATGACATTTACAAGGGGTTAATTGTACAGACAATGAAGGTCTTTCCCATACACGATTCAATCAAAGAACTCATAAGATCCCAGTGGAAGGATCCGGAGAAACGGTTTTTTGTTCCGAGGTCTTTTAAAAGGAGATTCCCCtttaaggaggaagaggagtctcCTTGGACTAAATGTCCGAAATTGGATGCTGCTTTGGCGCAGTATTCTAAAAACTCTGATTTATCCTTCGAGGATGCTGGATCTCTAAAAGATCCCATGGATAGAAAGGCGGACGCATTGTTAAAACGCGCGTGGGACGCAGTATCCTTTTCCTTCAAGCCAGCAATTGCTTCAATCTGCTTGGCAAGGAATTTGGTAAGATGGATAGAGGGGTTGCAGAATCATCTAATTGCGGGAACTCCGCATGAGAAGATTCTCGAGTCCTTGCCAGTTATCTCCAAGTCGGTTGCGTTCctggcggacgcagcctcagaaaacGTAAGGGcctcagcaaaagcagcagcgCTTGTCAACTCCTCCAGACGAGCAGTTTGGTTAAACGCCTGGGAAGGAGATTCAGCTTCAAAACATAACTTGTGTTCTATGG
Encoded here:
- the LOC137532078 gene encoding uncharacterized protein, which encodes MNTVKEEISNTFTAFRSALSVNQDQSQSLGQGSRSSPATSETGQEVGLAGQPSITQELRIQVSDDSGEEGAVYSDTSEKSKSLTSSRYLFSAEDTNELLKAVYDSEQLKSDLPTTSVRDDIYKGLIVQTMKVFPIHDSIKELIRSQWKDPEKRFFVPRSFKRRFPFKEEEESPWTKCPKLDAALAQYSKNSDLSFEDAGSLKDPMDRKADALLKRAWDAVSFSFKPAIASICLARNLVRWIEGLQNHLIAGTPHEKILESLPVISKSVAFLADAASENVRASAKAAALVNSSRRAVWLNAWEGDSASKHNLCSMEFQGELLFGKDLDSVLERSSDRNKKFPDRRKKIPKKPFVNKRSQSRAEATTRGGFQSKRWTYNASRGRGSFLFNRPQNPPNKQSK